From a region of the Aeoliella mucimassa genome:
- a CDS encoding cupin domain-containing protein has protein sequence MTNLFQAIPTELPEELVTVLAESNSVRIERIVSTGQASAEGFWYDQAEHEWVAVLAGDATLEFADGEMLDLRPGDQVLIAAHRKHRVARTSTTEPTVWLAVFFAD, from the coding sequence ATGACGAATCTATTTCAGGCGATCCCGACTGAACTGCCAGAGGAACTGGTGACCGTGCTGGCGGAGTCGAACAGCGTGCGGATCGAGCGGATCGTTTCCACTGGGCAGGCGAGCGCCGAGGGATTCTGGTACGACCAGGCGGAGCACGAGTGGGTCGCGGTGCTGGCCGGCGACGCAACGCTCGAGTTCGCCGATGGCGAGATGCTCGACCTCCGCCCTGGCGATCAGGTGCTGATTGCAGCTCACCGCAAGCATCGGGTCGCGCGGACTTCGACCACCGAACCGACCGTGTGGCTAGCGGTGTTTTTCGCCGACTGA
- a CDS encoding glycoside hydrolase family 95 protein: MRNLYAFVAMIAALFAMSLSTTHAEQAPLELWYDQPARAWTDALPIGNGHMGAMVFGKTDTERVQFNEDTVWESGPEDYINPDGGPELLAEVRETLFEGDQSKAERIANGLMSKPLRQRAYQPFGDLHLEFTHQNPTEYRRSLDLSEAVAKVRYEHDGVIYEREYLASYPERTIAIRLEASEAGKVSFTAGLSTPQDLRGQSATVDGNSGLLMLQAKVKDNTSNDQPAKSVITLECRARVLIEGGTITSSDNKLTVADADSATILLVTSTSYIDYQTVDADPTKLCDERLAKLEGKTYEAIRQEHVADYRQLFDRCTLTLGDGTAPDLPTDDRLIAHAKQTDQALETLVFQYGRYLLIASSRPGSAAANLQGIWNESLAPAWDAKYTTNINTEMNYWLAETTNLSECSEPLFDMIDDLTVTGAKVAREHYDLPGWVFHHNTDGWRGAAAINATDHGLWPVGGAWFCQHLWWHYQFTGDEAFLRERAYPAMKKSCEFYLAWLIEDPKYNQGWLVSGPSNSPERGGLVMGPTMDHQILRFLFLNTARAADALGTDPEFAETLRDTASRIAPLQVGSHGQLKEWLYKEDPVTTHRHVSHLWGLHPGEEITPQDTPELAKACEETLALRGDGGTSWSMAWKINFWARLLDGDHAHLMSNNFLKLTSSPKTSYGGGGVYTNLFSAHPPFQIDGNFGYTAGIVEMLLQSHRRTDEGTTILDLLPALPSAWPDGKVTGLCGRGGFVVDLTWEDGQLIEADIESKLGRPAIVTANGREYQVDLKAGEQLTLDLRP; this comes from the coding sequence ATGCGAAACCTGTATGCGTTCGTCGCTATGATTGCAGCCTTGTTCGCGATGTCGCTCAGTACGACTCATGCCGAGCAGGCTCCCTTGGAACTCTGGTACGATCAACCTGCCCGCGCGTGGACCGATGCACTTCCAATTGGCAACGGTCACATGGGGGCGATGGTGTTCGGCAAGACCGATACCGAACGCGTGCAGTTCAACGAAGATACGGTTTGGGAGTCGGGCCCCGAAGACTATATCAACCCCGATGGTGGTCCCGAACTGCTGGCCGAGGTTCGCGAGACCTTATTCGAAGGCGATCAATCGAAGGCCGAGCGAATTGCCAACGGTCTGATGAGCAAGCCGCTCCGCCAGCGAGCGTACCAGCCATTCGGTGATCTACATCTGGAGTTCACGCACCAGAACCCCACGGAGTACCGCCGGTCGCTCGATCTCTCCGAAGCAGTCGCTAAGGTTCGTTACGAGCACGATGGAGTGATCTACGAGCGCGAGTACCTGGCCAGCTACCCCGAACGCACCATCGCCATTCGCTTGGAGGCCAGCGAGGCTGGCAAGGTGTCGTTCACTGCTGGGCTTTCGACTCCCCAAGACTTACGTGGCCAGTCGGCAACCGTCGACGGCAACAGCGGATTGCTCATGTTGCAAGCCAAGGTCAAAGATAACACCAGCAACGACCAACCCGCCAAGAGCGTAATCACTCTCGAGTGTCGCGCCCGCGTGTTGATAGAAGGTGGAACCATTACCAGCAGCGACAACAAGCTCACCGTGGCCGATGCCGACAGTGCCACGATCTTGCTGGTGACCTCGACCTCGTACATCGACTACCAAACGGTCGATGCCGATCCTACGAAGCTCTGCGACGAGCGACTCGCCAAACTCGAAGGTAAGACGTACGAAGCGATTCGCCAGGAACACGTGGCCGACTATCGCCAGCTGTTCGATCGTTGCACACTGACGCTCGGCGATGGCACTGCGCCCGACCTGCCGACCGACGACCGACTGATTGCCCACGCCAAGCAGACCGACCAGGCACTCGAAACACTCGTGTTTCAGTACGGTCGCTATCTGCTGATTGCCTCGAGTCGTCCCGGCAGCGCAGCGGCCAACCTGCAAGGCATCTGGAACGAGTCGCTCGCGCCCGCCTGGGATGCGAAGTACACGACCAACATCAATACCGAGATGAACTACTGGCTCGCTGAAACTACCAACCTGAGTGAGTGCAGCGAACCGTTATTCGACATGATCGACGATCTCACCGTGACTGGTGCGAAGGTCGCCCGCGAGCATTACGATTTGCCTGGCTGGGTGTTCCATCACAACACCGACGGTTGGCGCGGGGCCGCGGCCATCAACGCGACTGACCATGGGCTTTGGCCGGTCGGTGGTGCCTGGTTCTGCCAGCACCTGTGGTGGCACTATCAGTTTACCGGCGACGAAGCCTTTCTTCGCGAGCGGGCGTACCCGGCCATGAAGAAGTCGTGCGAGTTTTATTTAGCCTGGTTGATAGAAGATCCCAAGTACAACCAAGGTTGGCTGGTTAGCGGGCCGAGTAACTCGCCGGAGCGCGGCGGCCTGGTGATGGGTCCCACGATGGACCATCAGATTCTTCGCTTCCTGTTCCTTAACACCGCCCGTGCGGCCGACGCTCTCGGCACCGATCCCGAGTTCGCCGAAACCCTGCGCGACACTGCCAGCCGCATCGCTCCGCTGCAGGTTGGCTCGCACGGTCAGCTTAAGGAATGGTTGTACAAGGAAGACCCTGTGACCACGCACCGCCATGTGTCGCACCTGTGGGGTCTGCATCCTGGTGAAGAGATCACTCCGCAGGATACGCCTGAGCTGGCGAAGGCTTGCGAGGAGACGCTCGCCCTGCGTGGCGATGGCGGCACCAGTTGGTCGATGGCCTGGAAGATCAACTTCTGGGCGCGTCTGCTCGATGGCGATCATGCCCACCTGATGAGCAACAACTTCCTGAAGCTCACCTCGTCGCCCAAAACCAGCTACGGCGGTGGCGGCGTTTACACCAACTTGTTCTCGGCCCATCCGCCGTTCCAGATCGATGGCAACTTCGGCTACACGGCCGGCATCGTCGAAATGCTGCTGCAATCGCACCGCCGGACCGACGAAGGTACCACGATTCTCGACCTGCTCCCCGCCCTCCCTTCGGCCTGGCCCGATGGCAAGGTAACCGGCCTATGCGGCCGTGGCGGGTTCGTGGTCGATCTGACCTGGGAGGATGGTCAACTGATCGAAGCCGATATCGAGTCGAAACTCGGCAGGCCGGCCATCGTGACCGCAAATGGCCGCGAGTACCAGGTCGACCTGAAAGCAGGCGAGCAACTCACACTCGACCTGCGACCGTAG